A region from the Haemorhous mexicanus isolate bHaeMex1 chromosome 12, bHaeMex1.pri, whole genome shotgun sequence genome encodes:
- the LOC132333032 gene encoding telomere repeats-binding bouquet formation protein 1-like, with the protein MDCPLSQKEALITIYSICQQNSEASEYFREIGGLMFINDLAKSSAHCIVKEAALFTLGIIIESNVYCQQTLCTSALFEDLILFLIKKDSGVNLKRMSVYVILVLVSNNKNGQTHVRDTGCISLLLQLFRTTLSTSEKNLPAENTDPCYQLWSSVCSTLCACVNNPQNEDNQNICCSVFPYAKEWLESCTEPEIVRPICSFLGLTIANNSYVQKYFVSIGGLDTLAKVLLELMHDSCLSHSSMKLAVVVTKTLDACIANNSAMGVVLAKYHTVSELLKLLSNETLSTGEKISIILTIGHCTEVCEENQRELLQNNGLPLMIQVLTESQDEELIKAATFVLQNCKQMRHY; encoded by the exons ATGGACTGCCCTCTGTCTCAGAAGGAGGCTTTGATCACTATCTATTCCATTTGCcaacaaaaca GTGAAGCGAGTGAATACTTTCGAGAAATTGGTGGTTTGATGTTTATAAATGACCTTGCCAAGTCGAGTGCTCATTGCATCGTAaaggaagcagctttatttacatTGGGGATTATTATAGAGAGTAATG tgtaTTGTCAACAGACTTTGTGTACTTCTGCATTGTTTGAAgacctcattttatttttaattaaaaaggatTCTGGTGTGAACTTGAAAAGAATGTCTGTTTATGTCATCTTAGTACTGGTGTCAAATAATA aaaatgggcaaacccatgtcagagacacaggctgcatcagcctgctgctgcagttatTCAG AACAACTCTCTCCACGTCTGAGAAGAATCTGCCAGCTGAAAACACTGATCCCTGCTATCAGCTCTGgtcctcagtgtgcagcactctctgtgcctgtgtcaacAACCCCCAGAACG aAGATAATCAGAACATTTGCTGTTCAGTTTTTCCCTATGCCAAAGAGTGGCTCGAGAGTTGCACAGAGCCTGAGATAGTTCGTCCCATCTGTTCATTTCTTGGTCTCACAATTGCAAATAACT CATatgtgcagaaatattttgtttctattggAGGATTGGATACATTAGCCAAAGTTCTCCTTGAGCTTATGCATGATTCCTGTTTGAGTCACTCCAGCATGAAGCTTGCCGTGGTTGTAACAAAGACTCTGGATGCCTGTATTGCTAATAAct CTGCCATGGGTGTTGTCTTGGCAAAGTATCAcactgtgtcagagctgctgaagctgctgtccaatgagacactgagcacaggagaaaaaatcagtattattcTAACAATTGGACACTGTACTGAAGTTTGTG AAGAGAACCAGCGTGAGCTGCTTCAGAACAACGGGCTGCCACTCATGATTCAGGTATTGACAGAGTCTCAGGACGAGGAACTCATCAAAGCTGCTACTTTTGTGCTGCAGAACTGCAAACAAATGA GACATTATTGA
- the LOC132332978 gene encoding hydrocephalus-inducing protein homolog — MLPLVIRNNGIKPVKFMLHLEDEHGVFLLKGRASTFKTFQTGNVEGDSVRNESKPAKQPFFLLRHGQSAEFDVIFKPTLAQRLEGKICLLVGDSRLTLTELVGEGHMDEFTLDGLKEDPQERNAKSSLKKDIIDAVRANHIQFGHCPVGKRCRRTFTITNHTRTQFMRFVWDADAIFQFSPKVGHLHPGCAKGITVTLKADVPGTFRRRLVKCKVTKINFKRPRRKVPDWDDQMCIVTWKDIPRKDLAARWFKKERVVETVPEPAHTVLEKSSQEAEVYLSAIVFYTQFKLSTTVVQFKDTSPLQTRIATFRLSNTGKVALEYSWEEAEDSEAVKKQYSSALMHKGISLDPFYDLPLFSIKPCHGIIAPGQKQAFQVRFSPKCEGTFETTLQCRIPNPKPNQKTGQVIVKAQEQKSLGKPLEQREKGQRAKKQKPAPKGQNLCQLESPEGTSNIVPSAAAGLPPFTRDLCSPHLAAHAKSGCTLSAPRAGLGGSRAGLPNS, encoded by the exons ATGCTCCCCCTGGTCATCCGTAACAACGGCATCAAACCTGTCAAG TTTATGTTACACCTGGAGGATGAGCACGGAGTGTTCTTGTTGAAAGGCAGGGCCTCCACATTCAAGACATTCCAAACTGGAAATGTGGAAGGGGACTCCGTCAGAAACG AGAGCAAGCCCGCAAAGCagcctttctttcttctgcGTCATGGGCAATCGGCAGAGTTTGATGTCATTTTCAAACCCACCCTGGCTCAACGTCTGGAAGGGAAGATTTGTCTGTTAGTGGGGGACTCCCGCCTGACCCTAACCGAGCTGGTGGGTGAAGGCCACATGGATGAATTCACCCTTGATGGGTTAAAGGAAGACCCCCAGGAGAGGAATGCCAAGAGCAGTCTAAAGAAAGACATCATTGATG CTGTCAGAGCAAATCACATCCAGTTTGGGCACTGTCCTGTCGGGAAGCGCTGCCGCAGGACCTTCACCATCACCAACCACACCCGTACGCAGTTCATGCGCTTTGTGTGGGACGCAGATGCCATATTCCAGTTCTCCCCCAAG GTGGGACACCTccatcctggctgtgccaagggcaTCACAGTGACCTTGAAAGCAGATGTCCCAGGCACCTTCAGGAGGCGCCTTGTGAAATGTAAGGTGACCAAGATCAACTTCAAGCGGCCACGAAGGAAGGTTCCAGACTGGGATGACCAAATGTGCATTGTGACGTGGAAGGATATCCCCAGGAAAGACCTGGCAGCCAGATGGTTTAAAAAAGAGAGG GTGGTCGAGACAGTCCCGGAACCAGCTCACACTGTGCTGGagaagagcagccaggaggctGAGGTGTACCTCAGTGCCATTGTTTTCTACACCCAGTTCAAACTGAGCACAACCGTGGTTCAGTTCAAGGATACCTCCCCCTTGCAGACAAGGATAGCCAC TTTCAGGCTATCCAACACAGGGAAGGTAGCCCTGGAATACTCCTGGGAGGAAGCTGAAGACAGTGAAGCAGTGAAGAAGCAATACTCATCTGCTCTGATGCATAAGGGCATTTCACTTG ATCCCTTCTATGACCTGCCACTGTTCTCCATCAAGCCCTGCCACGGCATCATCGCCCCTGGCCAGAAGCAGGCCTTTCAAGTGCGGTTCTCCCCAAAGTGTGAGGGGACGTTTGAGACCACcctgcagtgcag GATTCCTAACCCGAAGCCAAATCAAAAAACGGGGCAGGTGATTGTGAAAGCCCAGGAACAGAAGAGTCTTGGTAAACCAttagagcagagagagaaaggcCAGAGAGCCAAGAAGCAGAAACCAGCACCTAAGGGGCAGAATTTGTGTCAGCTGGAGTCTCCTGAAGGAACCAGCAACATCgtgccttctgctgctgctggtctcCCACCCTTCACCAGAGACCTCTGCAGCCCTCACCTCGCGGCCCACGCCAAGAGTGGCTGCACCCTCTCCGCCCCTCGAGCCGGTCtgggtggcagcagagcagggctgcccaaCTCCTAg